The following coding sequences lie in one Candidatus Firestonebacteria bacterium RIFOXYD2_FULL_39_29 genomic window:
- a CDS encoding Rossman fold protein, TIGR00730 family, protein MKKKHIQDFTMEDNWRMFRIMSEFVEGFDEMAKVVPAVSIFGSAREKPGEKYYKIAEEIAGKLVKKGFSVITGGGGGLMEAGNKGAFEAGGKSIGLNIELPHEQKPNPYVTKSMQFRYFFARKVMFVKYATAFIIMPGGFGTMDELFESITLIQTKKINEFPVILVGTEYWKGLLEWLKKEMVGRGYIDASDMDMFISADTAEEAVSHVIKYCRVNKIGHKYKDKEQKILR, encoded by the coding sequence ATGAAAAAGAAGCATATACAAGATTTCACTATGGAAGATAATTGGAGAATGTTCCGGATCATGTCGGAGTTTGTTGAGGGTTTTGATGAAATGGCAAAAGTTGTCCCCGCGGTTTCTATATTCGGATCTGCGAGGGAAAAACCCGGGGAGAAATATTATAAGATAGCCGAAGAAATTGCCGGAAAACTTGTTAAAAAAGGATTTTCAGTTATTACGGGCGGCGGCGGCGGTCTTATGGAGGCGGGAAACAAAGGCGCCTTCGAGGCCGGAGGCAAATCCATCGGGCTTAATATCGAATTGCCGCATGAACAAAAACCGAATCCTTATGTTACCAAATCCATGCAATTCCGTTATTTTTTTGCGAGAAAGGTTATGTTTGTGAAATATGCGACAGCCTTCATTATTATGCCCGGCGGGTTTGGGACTATGGATGAACTCTTTGAGTCTATTACTCTTATCCAAACCAAAAAAATAAACGAATTTCCTGTGATTCTTGTCGGGACAGAATACTGGAAAGGCTTATTGGAATGGTTAAAGAAAGAGATGGTGGGAAGAGGCTATATTGATGCTTCCGATATGGATATGTTTATTTCTGCGGATACCGCAGAAGAAGCCGTCTCGCATGTAATTAAATACTGTAGAGTAAATAAAATAGGACATAAGTACAAAGATAAAGAGCAAAAAATATTGAGATAG